A part of Paenibacillus donghaensis genomic DNA contains:
- a CDS encoding ABC transporter permease, whose protein sequence is MKALRNLLLSEFTKFKRKKIFIFGILAALIFPIFNSILLEANYEDIQSTVREYSGFILLMPILIVLASVLFFSEQDNDTLKNLLSIPISKMQLVFVKMIVLLLFSIFFQLIGFITGTVIAAIQNIPLNDFFLQFNLTLATGILLWAAALPCIVLVVWFNKSYILSVIIVFFYTMLNYIMHFSDGVLRQPLGFNAGTLMPIPMIFRWLYQFYTPIGDIQIQFYNRFSPYFVPAAVCFGVLLLEAAVCICLMICIYRRREI, encoded by the coding sequence GCAGCTTTAATTTTCCCTATTTTTAACTCCATCCTGCTTGAGGCGAATTATGAAGATATTCAGTCTACGGTAAGAGAGTATAGCGGTTTTATACTGCTTATGCCGATATTAATCGTCCTCGCATCCGTGCTGTTTTTTTCTGAGCAGGATAATGATACACTCAAAAATCTGCTGAGTATTCCTATATCTAAAATGCAGCTTGTATTCGTAAAAATGATCGTTTTGCTGCTTTTTTCGATTTTCTTTCAATTGATAGGGTTTATAACCGGCACTGTAATCGCAGCGATACAAAACATCCCCTTAAACGATTTCTTTTTGCAATTCAACCTGACATTAGCAACAGGGATATTGCTGTGGGCGGCTGCGCTTCCTTGTATTGTGCTGGTTGTATGGTTTAATAAAAGCTACATATTATCGGTTATCATTGTGTTTTTTTACACAATGTTAAATTATATCATGCACTTTAGCGATGGTGTACTGAGGCAGCCTCTGGGGTTCAATGCCGGAACACTTATGCCTATCCCAATGATTTTTCGATGGCTATACCAATTTTACACGCCCATCGGTGATATCCAGATACAGTTTTACAATCGTTTCAGTCCATACTTTGTACCGGCAGCAGTATGTTTTGGTGTGCTTTTGCTGGAAGCGGCGGTCTGCATCTGCTTGATGATCTGCATCTACCGACGCAGAGAAATTTGA
- a CDS encoding ABC transporter permease: MLRIIKTEFLKLKRFHILLIGLIGMTLPAVLSVFTQSVVMEEAKVQNFNFEALVNSSIWNSVTIFMPVIFTLIGGYVINREYKDDTLKNILPVPVSFQRLLFGKLLTMGILSVLFGFYSYAVTLIVGWLSGVSGLSIAVLFTGFLQMLGISAFTYIALLPILAFTSRKPGIFMGGVIVSFLYGYISMFIKNVTIRSVYPILSGLTVMRFDTGTFMNTSEPGNLILSMLSLAVMLLLTIAIVMLTNPLQTVLKRKKRKSAGIFLRQGQKGR, encoded by the coding sequence GTGCTTCGTATTATAAAAACTGAATTTTTGAAATTAAAGCGGTTTCATATTTTGCTCATTGGCCTCATCGGTATGACCCTTCCTGCAGTTTTGTCTGTATTTACACAATCGGTTGTGATGGAGGAAGCTAAAGTACAGAACTTTAACTTTGAGGCGCTTGTTAACAGTTCTATCTGGAACAGTGTAACCATCTTCATGCCTGTAATTTTCACATTGATTGGTGGCTATGTAATCAACCGGGAATATAAAGATGACACTTTGAAGAATATCCTGCCTGTTCCGGTAAGCTTTCAGCGCCTGTTGTTCGGGAAATTGCTGACCATGGGAATCTTAAGTGTGCTGTTCGGGTTTTACAGCTATGCGGTAACGCTGATTGTCGGATGGTTGTCAGGTGTTTCAGGACTGAGCATTGCTGTGCTGTTCACAGGCTTTCTACAGATGCTGGGCATATCGGCTTTTACATATATTGCGCTACTGCCCATCCTTGCGTTTACAAGCAGGAAACCTGGGATTTTCATGGGGGGAGTTATCGTATCCTTTCTATACGGATATATTTCCATGTTTATCAAGAACGTCACGATCCGCAGTGTGTACCCGATCTTGTCAGGACTGACGGTTATGAGATTTGATACGGGAACCTTCATGAATACTTCCGAACCGGGAAATCTTATTTTGTCCATGTTATCCTTAGCGGTTATGCTTTTGCTCACAATTGCAATTGTGATGCTGACAAATCCTCTGCAAACGGTTTTGAAGCGTAAAAAACGCAAATCAGCCGGTATATTCCTCAGACAAGGACAAAAAGGCCGATGA
- a CDS encoding ABC transporter substrate-binding protein, which yields MNRATKRQATGSKMNAAQKCGPLMVWMLALVLVLTACGTGGGTNAGTAAQPSAAASAEPSPGSETQAQTSPEAQAAAAFPVTIQHLKGEYTLTEKPKVIAALDVKFVDQLIAIGEHPAGSVVAGTKDEFPEYLSGQLGDVKVLGTRDEPNLEAIVALNPDLILMTDFQEEVYDSVSKIAPTIVLDFYEDWRDTLATIGTITGKQAEAEVVRQAYEDKIVGLREQLSAKLGDETVALIRPRPEGIRVHGPEHRTGSILYEDLGLNVPAFVQKIKDETSVEISMETVADIGADHYFLLSDELFAKEAEVLASSPVWKSLDAVKNNRAYNVNSTLWIAYYGPIALNIIVDQASEALLGSH from the coding sequence ATGAACAGAGCAACAAAGAGGCAGGCAACCGGCAGCAAGATGAACGCCGCCCAAAAATGTGGACCATTAATGGTATGGATGCTGGCACTGGTACTTGTGCTGACGGCCTGCGGCACTGGAGGGGGCACCAATGCAGGCACAGCCGCACAGCCGTCTGCTGCAGCTTCAGCCGAGCCGTCTCCAGGGTCTGAAACACAGGCTCAGACATCGCCGGAGGCGCAGGCTGCTGCAGCCTTCCCGGTTACCATCCAGCACCTGAAGGGTGAATATACGCTGACCGAGAAGCCGAAGGTGATCGCTGCGCTTGATGTGAAATTCGTCGATCAATTGATAGCGATTGGCGAGCACCCGGCAGGCAGCGTTGTGGCTGGAACGAAGGACGAGTTTCCAGAATATTTAAGCGGCCAACTGGGTGATGTGAAGGTCCTCGGCACACGTGATGAGCCCAATCTTGAGGCTATTGTGGCGTTGAATCCGGATCTTATATTAATGACCGACTTTCAGGAGGAGGTATATGACAGCGTTAGTAAAATCGCGCCTACAATAGTACTCGACTTCTACGAGGATTGGCGGGATACGTTGGCTACCATCGGTACGATAACAGGCAAGCAGGCGGAGGCGGAGGTCGTGCGACAGGCTTACGAGGACAAGATCGTCGGACTGCGGGAGCAGCTGTCGGCGAAGCTGGGCGACGAAACGGTAGCGCTGATTCGCCCGAGACCGGAAGGTATTCGTGTACATGGTCCCGAGCATCGGACCGGAAGCATTCTTTATGAGGATTTGGGATTGAATGTCCCTGCATTCGTCCAGAAGATTAAAGATGAAACCTCCGTTGAAATCTCGATGGAGACGGTCGCTGACATCGGAGCAGATCACTATTTCCTGCTGTCGGATGAACTGTTCGCCAAAGAGGCAGAGGTTCTGGCAAGCAGTCCGGTCTGGAAATCCCTTGATGCAGTCAAGAATAACCGTGCATATAATGTGAATTCAACGCTCTGGATCGCTTACTATGGTCCCATTGCGCTCAACATTATCGTAGATCAGGCCTCGGAAGCGCTGCTGGGATCGCATTGA
- a CDS encoding IucA/IucC family C-terminal-domain containing protein: protein MDNYLSSASWREMAEEYSLWLGEPPKGSVRTIALSQLHEEAACREYVSWLKGYIGAPDMQVAASMLAKRIGYLWIAPLLTAMTFHNQEVFFPLDRSFLYHPAFPDSTGDTHFPFLALNGLRAASPPEDREAWREEVVEELFAARLAPLLETLAAIGPVSIAVLWENIMVRIAPLYSPGADEFGQERQRIQEDFAFLTRVAPGQLFGARRNPFTRYTENNDKAPVAKTKRITCCFYYRMSGEYCRKCPKIDNENESQLK from the coding sequence ATGGACAACTATCTATCGTCGGCCTCCTGGAGGGAAATGGCTGAAGAATACAGTCTGTGGCTAGGCGAGCCGCCGAAAGGCAGCGTCCGTACTATTGCTCTGAGCCAACTGCATGAAGAAGCTGCGTGCCGAGAATATGTAAGCTGGCTTAAGGGTTATATCGGCGCACCGGACATGCAGGTTGCGGCTTCCATGCTGGCCAAGCGGATCGGCTATCTGTGGATCGCGCCGTTGCTGACCGCCATGACTTTTCATAATCAGGAAGTCTTCTTCCCGCTGGACAGAAGCTTCCTTTATCATCCGGCTTTCCCGGATTCTACAGGAGATACGCATTTTCCTTTCCTAGCGCTGAACGGGCTTCGGGCAGCATCACCACCGGAAGATAGGGAAGCGTGGCGGGAAGAAGTCGTAGAGGAGCTTTTTGCGGCACGGCTTGCGCCGCTGCTGGAGACGCTTGCCGCCATTGGCCCCGTCTCTATAGCGGTGCTTTGGGAGAATATTATGGTGCGTATTGCTCCGCTGTATTCTCCTGGAGCAGACGAATTCGGGCAAGAAAGGCAGCGAATACAAGAAGATTTTGCGTTTCTGACCCGGGTGGCCCCCGGGCAATTGTTCGGCGCAAGACGCAATCCGTTTACCCGGTACACAGAGAACAATGACAAGGCTCCGGTTGCGAAGACCAAGCGCATTACCTGCTGTTTCTATTACCGGATGTCGGGGGAATATTGCAGGAAATGCCCGAAAATTGACAATGAGAATGAATCTCAATTAAAATGA
- a CDS encoding helix-turn-helix domain-containing protein — protein MPLQEQASLWSDTAIKTLDVRSGTLPPGGVMSETGLTANLLLLAGGGQGGLVMNGEFFHVQASFVCHAVKGSAFTLTAGSENIHYTVIIYKAFPMAGAAHVLFPQRNHPLRTSFVHHPVLPAELHQTADRITAKWSRGEGLERFHANALLQGMLYELIMEQERGQGGAEPDMVDVVAAYIAGHYRQELELKELAALAGCGARQLQRRFKQEKLLGPMEYVIQLRMESAERMLRHTDAPIGEIAERTGYRDMYYFSRAFKKYYGVPPQLYRRTAASGTSALTACSGLPDRLACSYESLLGPVICHMRGEYRVTTSPRRIAVLDVQYADHLLALEMSPAGSVGLGSAALNFPQYIRERLKATEMLGTYEYPDLQAVERLRPDLIICTEVHDQHYERLSRMAPTIMFKRNESWQTILSLFGELTGKRAEAERIIADYHRRTALLSAELAPVLAGKSVALIRPRESLVRVHTASHRTGAVLYRDLGLPAPLFVADTSDTAYHISVDRLPAVHANHYFLLSNEMLQEGISVTEQSVWGMLDADGRRHIYPVDAATWIGCYGPTGINCIVDQVARALLA, from the coding sequence ATGCCGCTGCAAGAGCAGGCAAGTTTATGGAGTGACACGGCGATCAAGACGCTTGACGTGCGCAGCGGTACATTGCCGCCCGGCGGTGTTATGAGCGAAACGGGATTGACGGCTAATCTGTTGTTGCTGGCAGGCGGCGGGCAAGGGGGGCTTGTGATGAATGGTGAATTTTTCCATGTCCAGGCCTCTTTTGTTTGTCATGCTGTCAAGGGATCAGCCTTTACTTTGACTGCGGGATCAGAAAACATTCATTATACCGTTATTATCTACAAGGCCTTTCCTATGGCGGGAGCCGCCCATGTTCTCTTCCCGCAACGTAATCACCCGCTGCGCACTTCGTTTGTTCACCATCCCGTGCTCCCGGCGGAGCTGCATCAGACGGCGGACAGGATCACAGCCAAATGGAGCCGGGGAGAGGGGCTGGAACGTTTCCATGCCAATGCGCTGCTGCAAGGAATGCTCTATGAGCTTATTATGGAGCAGGAACGCGGTCAGGGCGGCGCAGAGCCGGACATGGTGGATGTTGTCGCTGCCTATATAGCGGGGCATTATCGTCAGGAGCTGGAGCTTAAAGAGCTGGCTGCGCTTGCCGGATGCGGCGCGAGACAGCTGCAGCGGCGGTTCAAACAGGAGAAGTTGCTCGGACCGATGGAATATGTGATCCAGCTGCGGATGGAGAGTGCAGAGCGGATGCTGCGCCATACGGACGCTCCCATCGGCGAAATCGCTGAAAGAACAGGCTACCGCGACATGTATTACTTCAGCAGAGCGTTCAAGAAATATTATGGAGTTCCCCCACAGCTGTACAGGCGCACTGCCGCTTCCGGGACCAGTGCGCTCACCGCTTGTTCCGGGCTGCCGGACCGCTTGGCCTGCTCGTACGAGTCGCTGCTGGGACCGGTGATATGCCATATGCGAGGCGAATATCGCGTTACCACTTCTCCGCGGCGAATCGCCGTACTCGACGTTCAATATGCTGACCATTTGCTTGCGCTTGAGATGTCTCCCGCAGGAAGTGTAGGATTGGGTAGTGCGGCGTTAAATTTCCCTCAATATATCCGGGAAAGGCTTAAGGCAACGGAAATGCTCGGAACCTATGAGTACCCTGACCTGCAGGCTGTAGAACGGCTGCGGCCGGATTTGATTATCTGTACCGAGGTGCATGATCAGCACTATGAACGCTTAAGCCGGATGGCTCCAACTATAATGTTTAAGCGCAATGAGAGCTGGCAGACGATTCTGAGCCTGTTCGGCGAACTGACGGGTAAGCGGGCAGAGGCGGAACGTATTATTGCCGATTACCATCGCCGTACGGCATTGCTGTCAGCAGAACTTGCCCCGGTACTGGCGGGTAAGAGCGTGGCTCTGATCCGCCCGCGGGAGTCATTGGTTCGGGTGCATACTGCTTCTCATCGCACCGGCGCCGTACTGTACCGGGACCTGGGTCTGCCTGCTCCGCTATTTGTCGCAGATACCTCCGACACGGCTTATCATATTTCAGTCGACCGACTGCCGGCTGTGCATGCTAACCACTACTTTTTGCTTAGCAACGAGATGCTGCAGGAGGGAATATCCGTGACAGAGCAAAGCGTCTGGGGCATGCTGGATGCAGACGGGCGGCGGCATATATACCCGGTGGATGCCGCTACCTGGATCGGCTGCTATGGACCGACAGGCATCAATTGCATTGTGGATCAGGTAGCCCGCGCCTTGCTGGCCTGA
- a CDS encoding ABC transporter ATP-binding protein, translating to MTKRQWVTKFMLMHKWVFVCGFIITTLMTMVNLIYPFLGGKLINIAFYDKDMTAFLDLCLIYAGILLFNQFVVATLNNLISSQMMTGFVFDIRRALFNKVLHKKGKDLSGMYSGDMISLMNHDATDIMNLVFWSGLWGYSNLLHITFAVGFMFYYNLLLGAFTVVLVPAVFFASKYFKTRSQKVNKEIASAQGKLSSYLFEIVKNMQEIKILNAGKKVASTYLRKTASIHKMNVENGRIEVTTERVNSFITLIAQLLIFIICAYFIVKDQMQLGVFVAAISYFNMAVNYFSSINSKMADVWVQSVSLQRVVDILNEEEEDYQENQPPKQIKEGRIEFNNVTFGYTEDRPVLNGFNLRVDAGSTIGIVGKSGAGKTTMGNLLYNLYNVDSGELLIDGMNVNEYNLHSLRSQVGIVHQETILYDHTLRYNLSFTNNKDNDDALMEAIKKAALYNVVQTFPDGLDTLLGTDGQELSGGQKQRLAIARILVKNPKILVFDEATSFLDSRNEVLIRKVMSDLSQDRTLIIIAHRFSTIKSCDKIAVLADGVVKGYDTHDVLITSNKTYIDLFSEQYAGGEAV from the coding sequence ATGACCAAAAGGCAATGGGTCACCAAATTTATGCTGATGCACAAATGGGTATTTGTATGCGGGTTCATTATCACTACATTAATGACAATGGTCAATTTGATTTATCCGTTCCTGGGCGGGAAGTTAATCAATATCGCTTTTTATGATAAAGATATGACCGCCTTTTTGGATTTGTGCCTGATCTATGCCGGCATCCTCTTGTTCAATCAGTTTGTCGTTGCGACGCTGAACAATCTCATATCGTCGCAGATGATGACGGGGTTTGTCTTTGATATCCGGCGGGCGCTTTTCAATAAGGTATTACATAAAAAAGGGAAAGACCTGTCCGGGATGTACAGCGGGGATATGATCAGCCTGATGAACCACGACGCCACGGATATTATGAATCTCGTCTTCTGGAGCGGACTTTGGGGATATTCCAACTTATTGCATATCACATTTGCTGTCGGCTTCATGTTTTACTACAACCTACTTCTGGGGGCTTTTACGGTTGTTTTGGTTCCTGCCGTGTTTTTTGCCTCGAAATATTTCAAGACAAGATCGCAAAAGGTCAACAAGGAAATTGCATCAGCACAGGGGAAACTATCCTCTTATTTATTTGAAATCGTGAAGAATATGCAGGAGATCAAAATCCTTAACGCAGGTAAAAAAGTAGCGAGCACTTATCTAAGAAAGACGGCATCCATCCATAAAATGAACGTGGAAAACGGAAGAATCGAAGTGACGACAGAGAGGGTGAATTCATTCATCACTCTGATCGCGCAACTATTGATCTTTATCATCTGCGCCTATTTCATTGTTAAAGACCAAATGCAGCTCGGCGTTTTTGTAGCCGCCATAAGCTATTTCAATATGGCCGTGAATTACTTCAGCTCCATTAACAGCAAAATGGCCGATGTCTGGGTGCAGTCCGTCTCCTTACAGCGTGTCGTGGATATTCTGAATGAAGAGGAAGAAGATTACCAAGAAAACCAGCCTCCGAAACAAATCAAGGAGGGCAGGATTGAATTTAACAATGTCACTTTTGGATACACGGAAGATAGACCTGTTCTGAACGGGTTCAACCTCCGCGTGGATGCAGGAAGCACGATTGGCATTGTCGGGAAGAGTGGTGCGGGGAAAACAACGATGGGGAACCTGCTCTACAATCTATATAATGTTGACAGCGGCGAGCTTCTGATCGACGGAATGAATGTCAATGAGTATAACCTGCATAGCTTGCGGAGCCAGGTGGGGATTGTCCATCAGGAGACTATTCTGTACGATCATACCCTGCGTTACAACCTTTCCTTTACTAACAACAAGGATAATGACGACGCATTGATGGAGGCTATCAAAAAGGCCGCTCTTTATAATGTTGTCCAGACCTTCCCGGACGGACTGGACACGCTGCTTGGGACGGACGGGCAGGAATTATCCGGCGGGCAGAAGCAGCGGTTGGCAATCGCGAGGATATTAGTCAAGAATCCCAAGATTCTGGTCTTCGACGAAGCCACATCGTTCCTCGACAGCCGGAATGAAGTACTTATCCGGAAGGTGATGAGTGATCTGTCGCAAGACCGGACGCTGATAATCATCGCCCACCGTTTTTCCACCATCAAGAGCTGCGATAAAATCGCGGTTCTGGCGGACGGCGTTGTCAAAGGCTATGATACTCACGACGTACTGATTACAAGCAATAAAACGTATATAGACTTATTCAGCGAACAGTATGCAGGAGGTGAAGCTGTATGA
- a CDS encoding ABC transporter ATP-binding protein, translated as MTRLDTFKALTRDIDGINKPLLALGLFKLWNLIFGLVPLFLYSLLVNRVLVDKHMNELWPVIAGYLAVFLFATIGIAVSKRFSNRLILKYDLRIKNKLLKKYISLDNEVYSNYSIGDVKSRIENDSAVAGKFFTTHILDFIYAVVYAVALAVILLCYDWRIALLSFIFVPVSLFTVNFLGAKTKKTGEELWKLQIKYESFLHSNFQNWKDIKTNNLEDAQLAELNGHYKKIRPVWFLNQLYLHLGITYSFFTKNFITQLFIYFIGGLFVIKGYSEVSVLLVFISFYGQFFGFIENISNSMMNFKNDSVNIGKVIGILNLEADKRPYRRIDGTDINVENLEFTYEGNVSFALDGISFSVRKGEHLAIVGESGSGKSTIAKLLTGQIKPQEGTVSIGGIDIYSVNGESVSDKVSIVVQEPVLFNMTIRDNLLLAKADATDDELIECCRRASIYDFTQTLQNKMDTIIGEKGVKLSGGQKQRLSIARAFLQDRDIIIFDESTSALDSENESDIITELKSLSSGKTMISIAHRLSSILDCDKVMVLKDGRVVAFDTHQNLCNRNETYDLLFQSQYMAG; from the coding sequence ATGACACGATTGGACACCTTTAAGGCATTAACCCGGGATATAGACGGTATTAACAAGCCGCTCCTTGCGCTCGGTTTGTTCAAGCTGTGGAACTTAATATTCGGACTTGTCCCTTTGTTCTTGTACTCGTTGTTGGTTAATCGCGTTCTAGTGGATAAGCATATGAACGAGCTTTGGCCTGTCATTGCCGGTTATCTGGCTGTTTTTCTGTTTGCGACCATCGGGATTGCAGTCAGTAAGAGATTTTCAAACCGTTTAATCCTGAAATATGACCTGAGAATAAAGAATAAATTGCTGAAAAAATATATCAGCCTTGATAATGAGGTGTATAGCAATTATAGCATTGGCGACGTCAAGAGCCGGATTGAGAACGATTCTGCGGTTGCCGGTAAATTCTTCACGACTCATATATTGGATTTTATCTATGCTGTCGTTTACGCTGTTGCGCTGGCCGTTATTTTGCTGTGCTACGACTGGCGAATCGCGCTCCTCAGTTTTATTTTTGTTCCGGTCTCTTTATTTACGGTTAATTTTTTGGGAGCAAAGACGAAGAAGACCGGAGAGGAACTATGGAAACTACAAATTAAATATGAATCCTTTTTACACTCCAATTTTCAGAACTGGAAGGATATCAAGACCAACAACCTGGAAGACGCGCAACTCGCTGAATTAAACGGGCACTACAAGAAGATCAGGCCTGTTTGGTTCCTGAATCAGCTCTATTTACATCTGGGGATTACCTATTCGTTCTTCACGAAGAACTTCATTACCCAACTGTTCATCTATTTTATCGGTGGATTATTTGTTATTAAAGGCTATTCTGAAGTCAGTGTACTACTCGTTTTTATTAGCTTTTACGGGCAGTTTTTCGGGTTTATAGAGAACATTAGTAATTCCATGATGAATTTCAAGAATGATTCGGTGAACATCGGTAAAGTTATCGGGATATTAAATTTAGAAGCAGACAAGAGGCCCTATAGGCGAATTGACGGAACAGATATAAATGTTGAAAATCTGGAATTCACCTATGAGGGGAACGTTTCATTTGCTCTTGACGGTATTTCGTTCTCCGTGCGTAAGGGCGAGCATCTGGCTATCGTTGGTGAAAGCGGCAGCGGCAAGTCTACAATCGCTAAACTGCTGACAGGGCAGATTAAACCGCAAGAGGGTACTGTAAGCATTGGTGGCATTGATATATATTCGGTGAACGGCGAAAGTGTCTCAGACAAAGTGAGTATTGTTGTGCAGGAACCCGTTCTTTTCAATATGACGATCAGAGACAACTTGTTGCTGGCAAAGGCCGACGCAACCGATGACGAATTGATAGAGTGCTGCCGCAGAGCGAGTATATATGACTTCACCCAAACCTTGCAGAATAAGATGGATACAATTATCGGTGAAAAGGGTGTGAAACTCTCCGGAGGCCAGAAACAGCGCTTATCGATTGCCCGTGCTTTTTTACAGGACAGGGACATCATCATTTTTGACGAAAGTACAAGCGCCCTTGACAGCGAAAATGAGAGTGACATCATTACAGAACTCAAGAGTCTCTCCTCGGGGAAAACCATGATTTCCATTGCTCACCGTCTATCTTCTATTCTGGACTGCGACAAGGTAATGGTTCTGAAAGATGGCAGGGTGGTAGCCTTTGATACCCATCAAAACCTATGTAACCGAAACGAGACCTATGATTTGCTTTTCCAAAGTCAGTATATGGCAGGTTAA
- a CDS encoding dihydrofolate reductase family protein has protein sequence MNRKIILDLAVTLDGFIEGTNGELDWCIMDSEMEFIHFLNQIDTILYGRTSYDLWGQYTPGIEQDDTEKETWELIHSKEKYVFSRTQKGTDTKAIFINDNILEEVNTLKNTPGKDIWLYGGASLITTFINLGLVDEFRLSVHPVILGEGKPLFIDIKQRLNLTMVNTRKFSSGVVQLIYHLNEK, from the coding sequence ATGAACCGGAAAATAATTTTAGATTTAGCAGTTACTTTAGATGGTTTTATTGAAGGGACAAACGGGGAGCTTGATTGGTGCATTATGGATTCTGAGATGGAGTTTATTCATTTCTTAAATCAGATTGACACTATTTTGTATGGAAGAACAAGCTATGATTTATGGGGACAATATACTCCGGGAATTGAACAAGATGATACTGAAAAAGAAACTTGGGAATTAATTCATAGTAAAGAAAAATACGTGTTTTCCAGGACACAAAAAGGGACTGACACTAAAGCAATATTCATAAATGATAATATTCTTGAAGAAGTAAATACATTAAAAAACACGCCTGGCAAAGACATCTGGCTATATGGTGGAGCAAGTCTTATTACAACTTTTATCAATTTAGGGCTTGTTGATGAATTTAGATTATCTGTTCACCCAGTCATTCTGGGAGAAGGAAAACCGTTGTTTATTGATATTAAACAGAGGCTGAATTTGACAATGGTTAATACAAGAAAGTTCTCCTCTGGCGTTGTGCAACTAATCTATCATTTGAATGAGAAATAA
- a CDS encoding LytTR family DNA-binding domain-containing protein — protein MVKMAICDESYLCEVIRSRIDFFFKGENMKYEIKVYKDSFDFLKDNRINDFDVFFVNLIELGNVLNTLMDFQYFSDNKISIIAFSLNNDFNVAFEFVKTEHTLDGVIEFLLNKLDTNKKYKFELKDGVQYVKAEDIMYVYKEGRNVAIKLKKEVLILKSRSLEEIYKTLYDHNFAMIHRGMIINFKYVKNIKKVDRLLSVEMEDGQVFFVSRNQCDSIKKLIKDI, from the coding sequence ATGGTTAAAATGGCGATATGTGATGAAAGTTATTTGTGTGAAGTGATAAGGTCTCGTATAGATTTCTTTTTTAAAGGTGAAAATATGAAATATGAAATTAAAGTATATAAAGATAGTTTTGATTTTTTAAAAGATAATCGAATAAATGATTTTGATGTTTTTTTTGTTAACCTCATTGAATTGGGAAATGTTTTGAATACGCTAATGGATTTTCAGTATTTTTCAGATAATAAGATTTCAATAATAGCCTTCTCATTAAATAATGATTTCAATGTTGCATTTGAATTTGTTAAAACTGAACATACGCTTGATGGAGTAATAGAATTTCTACTTAATAAACTAGATACAAATAAAAAATATAAATTTGAATTAAAAGATGGGGTTCAATATGTGAAAGCAGAAGACATTATGTATGTTTATAAAGAAGGAAGAAATGTAGCAATCAAATTGAAAAAAGAGGTATTGATTTTAAAAAGTAGGTCATTGGAAGAAATCTATAAAACACTCTATGACCATAATTTTGCAATGATTCATAGAGGAATGATTATTAATTTTAAGTATGTTAAAAACATAAAGAAGGTAGATAGATTATTGAGTGTAGAAATGGAGGACGGACAAGTATTTTTTGTTTCAAGGAATCAATGTGATTCAATCAAAAAATTGATAAAAGACATATAG
- a CDS encoding sugar phosphate isomerase/epimerase family protein codes for MKVSYNTNGLRHLTIKEALKTVRNYNYDGVELSFHENHLHPLMTTRKEVEELKNFCSDHNIIISCISAGADNLLGEMPFEPSLINPNKACRSVRKDFLKRSIEIANNLNSPYLVFASGKLKDNIDRDMAYSWLLESIEELLSECGGLTLLIEPEPEFLISTSTGAIQLIKDSNNEHFKMNLDIGHVNCCEDDYLNAIDKALPFTKHIHIEDIKDRIHYHEILGQGHLDFPRIFSILSKHNYDGFVSVELYNHTGVHQKALKESYEFINKHIELFPKGQLI; via the coding sequence ATGAAAGTAAGTTATAACACTAATGGGTTAAGGCATTTAACTATTAAGGAAGCGCTTAAAACAGTTAGAAATTATAATTATGATGGTGTTGAATTATCATTTCATGAAAACCATTTACATCCTTTAATGACTACAAGAAAAGAAGTGGAAGAATTAAAAAACTTCTGCTCAGATCACAATATTATTATTTCTTGTATTTCTGCTGGTGCGGATAATTTATTGGGCGAGATGCCTTTTGAACCATCACTCATAAATCCTAATAAAGCATGCAGATCTGTTAGAAAAGACTTTTTAAAGAGATCTATAGAAATTGCTAATAATTTGAATTCACCTTACTTAGTTTTTGCAAGTGGTAAACTGAAAGATAATATAGACAGGGATATGGCGTATAGCTGGCTTTTAGAATCGATTGAAGAATTGCTCAGTGAATGTGGCGGTTTGACTTTGTTAATTGAACCAGAACCTGAATTTTTAATTAGCACTAGTACTGGAGCTATTCAATTAATAAAAGATAGTAATAATGAACATTTCAAAATGAATCTTGACATAGGGCACGTAAATTGTTGTGAGGACGACTACTTAAATGCCATTGATAAAGCACTCCCTTTCACAAAACACATTCATATTGAAGATATTAAAGATCGTATTCATTATCATGAAATACTAGGACAAGGTCATCTGGATTTCCCCCGAATTTTCAGCATTCTTAGTAAACATAACTATGATGGATTTGTAAGTGTTGAACTATATAATCACACAGGCGTCCATCAAAAGGCATTAAAAGAAAGTTATGAATTTATAAATAAACATATTGAATTATTTCCAAAAGGACAGTTAATTTGA